The following are from one region of the Paenibacillus sp. KS-LC4 genome:
- a CDS encoding cellulose binding domain-containing protein codes for MRKLGTLALAVTVVAGTVIIGNPLEAQAAPSEAYTWKNVVIGGGGGFVPGFVFNKKEPGLLYARTDIGGAYRYNESTGSWKALLDHVGWDEWGKTGVDALATDPVDPNRLYIAAGSYTNSWDPNNGYIMRSMDRGDTWQETELPFKIGGNMPGRSMGERLMIDPNKNNIIYFGARSGNGLWKSTDYGVTWSKVTAFPNPGNFVEDPTNEYTADIMGLAWITFDESTGSPGTATQTIYVGVADTASSIYRSTNGGVTWSAVAGQPTGYLPHHGELDSNGQLYVTYSNGIGPYNGTKGDVWRLNTATGVWTNISPVPSSSTDNYFGYGGLAVDEQNPGTLVVATLNSWWPDANLYRSTDSGATWKPIWKFTSYPNRDLYYTQDISAAPWLDWGVSSTPPEVSPKLGWMIGDIEIDPFDSDRMLYGTGATVYGTTNLTDWDSDGKVALSVMATGIEETSINTLVSPPSGAHLLSGIGDISGFKHNDLTAAPAKMFTGPSSTTSLDFAEQSPSFIARVGHADKGKYPNEKSIALSYDGGSNWFSPNAEPSSTAGGGMIAVAADNSSLVWSTSDVGVYYSKTTGNSWTASTGVPAKASVAADRVNKNKFYAVAAGKFYVSTDGGATFTMTAAAGLPAQGNTKFKALPGVEGDIWLAGGNEDSGVYGLWHSTNSGASFTRLSNVEEADVVGFGKAAPGQTYPALYVSAQIDQVRGFFRSDNGGSSWVRINDDQHQYAYTGEAITGDPRIYGRVYVGTNGRGIFYGDTVNGPTPTPTPTATPTPTATPTPTATPTPTATPTPTATPTPTATPTPTPAGSFKVQLYNGVTAATSNTLNPQIKLVNTGTSSLNLADVKLRYYYTIDGEQAQSFWCDWSTVGSSNVHASFVKLSTAATGADYYVEISFASGAGSVAAGQSIELQTRISKNNWSNYTQTGDYSFNSSSTSYVDWDKATGYSAGSLQWGIEPS; via the coding sequence ATGCGCAAGCTGGGTACGCTGGCCCTGGCGGTCACCGTTGTAGCCGGCACCGTAATAATCGGAAACCCGCTAGAGGCGCAAGCAGCACCAAGTGAAGCGTACACATGGAAAAATGTAGTGATTGGAGGGGGAGGGGGCTTCGTTCCAGGCTTTGTGTTTAATAAAAAAGAGCCCGGACTGCTGTATGCCCGTACGGATATAGGCGGTGCTTATCGCTACAACGAGTCGACAGGCAGCTGGAAGGCACTGCTTGACCACGTGGGCTGGGATGAGTGGGGGAAGACCGGCGTCGATGCACTGGCAACCGATCCGGTTGATCCGAATCGTCTCTATATTGCGGCTGGCTCCTATACGAATAGTTGGGACCCGAATAATGGCTATATTATGCGCTCCATGGACAGAGGAGACACCTGGCAGGAAACGGAGCTGCCTTTCAAGATAGGCGGCAATATGCCGGGGCGTTCTATGGGCGAGCGGCTGATGATTGACCCGAATAAAAATAACATTATTTATTTTGGCGCACGCAGCGGCAATGGTCTATGGAAAAGTACAGACTACGGTGTGACTTGGAGCAAGGTGACGGCATTTCCGAATCCGGGTAATTTTGTCGAGGACCCGACTAATGAATACACGGCGGATATTATGGGACTCGCATGGATTACCTTTGACGAATCGACGGGCTCTCCGGGAACGGCGACGCAGACGATTTACGTCGGTGTAGCGGATACAGCGAGCAGCATCTATCGCAGTACGAATGGGGGAGTAACCTGGTCGGCCGTTGCCGGACAGCCAACAGGCTATTTGCCGCATCATGGCGAGCTGGATTCGAATGGGCAGCTGTATGTTACTTATAGCAATGGAATTGGTCCCTATAACGGCACGAAGGGCGATGTATGGAGATTGAATACAGCGACGGGCGTGTGGACGAATATTAGCCCTGTGCCTTCAAGCAGTACGGATAATTATTTCGGCTATGGCGGCCTTGCGGTTGATGAGCAGAACCCGGGTACGCTAGTCGTCGCAACGCTCAATTCCTGGTGGCCGGATGCAAACCTTTATCGCAGTACGGATAGCGGGGCAACATGGAAGCCGATCTGGAAGTTTACGTCTTACCCGAACCGTGATCTATATTACACGCAGGATATTTCGGCTGCGCCATGGCTCGATTGGGGCGTGAGTAGTACTCCGCCGGAAGTATCGCCTAAGCTGGGCTGGATGATTGGCGATATTGAAATTGATCCTTTTGACTCTGACCGCATGCTTTATGGTACAGGCGCAACCGTATACGGCACAACGAATTTGACGGATTGGGATAGCGACGGCAAAGTGGCGTTGTCTGTTATGGCGACGGGCATTGAGGAGACATCTATCAATACGCTGGTTAGCCCGCCAAGCGGTGCTCATCTCCTTAGCGGTATAGGTGATATATCAGGCTTTAAGCATAATGATTTAACGGCAGCGCCTGCAAAAATGTTCACCGGTCCAAGCAGCACAACAAGCTTAGACTTTGCCGAGCAGAGTCCCTCATTTATCGCACGTGTCGGACATGCAGACAAAGGAAAATATCCGAATGAAAAATCAATTGCTCTGTCCTACGATGGCGGATCGAACTGGTTTAGTCCTAATGCAGAGCCATCGTCGACAGCGGGCGGCGGCATGATTGCCGTAGCTGCTGACAATAGCTCGCTCGTATGGAGCACATCGGATGTCGGCGTTTATTATTCCAAAACGACCGGAAATTCATGGACCGCAAGCACCGGCGTTCCAGCTAAAGCAAGCGTAGCTGCCGACCGCGTTAACAAAAACAAATTTTACGCTGTAGCGGCAGGGAAATTCTATGTGAGCACTGATGGCGGTGCGACATTCACAATGACCGCGGCCGCTGGCCTTCCTGCGCAAGGCAATACGAAATTTAAAGCGCTCCCAGGAGTGGAAGGCGATATTTGGCTGGCTGGCGGCAATGAGGACAGCGGCGTATACGGGTTATGGCATTCGACGAACTCGGGAGCATCTTTTACGAGGCTGAGTAACGTTGAGGAGGCAGATGTCGTCGGCTTCGGCAAGGCGGCACCGGGCCAGACCTATCCTGCGCTTTATGTATCGGCGCAAATCGACCAGGTCAGAGGCTTTTTCCGTTCGGACAATGGCGGCTCAAGCTGGGTAAGAATTAATGATGATCAGCATCAATATGCATATACAGGTGAAGCGATTACCGGTGACCCTCGCATCTATGGACGTGTGTATGTCGGCACGAATGGTCGCGGTATTTTTTATGGGGATACGGTAAATGGTCCAACACCAACACCGACGCCAACAGCGACACCGACGCCGACAGCAACACCGACGCCGACAGCAACACCGACGCCAACGGCGACACCGACGCCGACAGCGACGCCGACGCCAACAGCAACACCGACGCCAACACCGGCAGGCAGCTTTAAAGTGCAGCTGTATAACGGCGTTACAGCGGCAACGTCCAACACACTGAATCCACAAATCAAGCTGGTTAATACAGGCACAAGCTCACTGAATCTGGCGGATGTGAAGCTTCGTTATTATTACACGATTGACGGCGAGCAAGCTCAAAGCTTCTGGTGCGACTGGTCGACCGTTGGCAGCTCCAACGTCCATGCTTCCTTCGTCAAGCTGTCGACTGCTGCAACGGGAGCAGACTACTACGTTGAAATTAGCTTTGCCAGCGGAGCGGGGTCTGTTGCGGCAGGCCAAAGCATCGAGCTGCAAACGCGGATTTCGAAAAACAATTGGAGCAACTACACCCAGACTGGCGACTATTCATTTAATTCCAGTTCGACTAGCTACGTAGACTGGGACAAAGCTACTGGCTATTCAGCCGGCAGCCTGCAATGGGGTATAGAGCCATCTTAA
- a CDS encoding ATP-binding protein encodes MLNRTNIGMFLMIIGIMGTIFALIFYTVTDKQDVRAVNGVLDLSNWSFVEKGAVKLDGEWEFYPNQLLTPKDFVIASQMPQEQAPPSKLVNVPGKWNSYLSGEGGKSGIGYGTYRLKIQLPSHLREIYGVYTSSIRMANRIYLNNQMIGASGAPAAIEYDGVQNNVPYIGLGSVAGDSVELIVQVANYSYATGGIIYSITFGDQHTIIKNREMDMLLGVLTLAGFLIPGLFCLLLYVLRKQEKGLMFLGLFCLSSLFFMMTQGERLIFQLIPDLPYSLVLKLQPISSVFVYYFLLCIVNEMLPGIVHPKVMRLLKWLAGITILLEIIATPLFISKLEVLIMVQGLLMIVYYIYVIIRGVGSKAYTDPYWFLSLQSIVMMMLASMMRAYGILESTMLISFEMLLFVFAHAGLFAKRFTESIREVEQLSEKLLTLDGLKDEFMTMTSHELRTPLHGIINMAASMLEGAAGPLNNTKQAEHLSMIVSTGNQLSALIQDILEFAELRGGVMKLAKRKIYFQPVLHAVVEVVEHLLIDKQVQIQQRLPANLPLLDADEDRLRQILYNLLGNAAKATLQGTITISAVTQANKVRVDISDTGMGMSPEQLETIFLSERKIKARQTVFQGSGFGLRITKQLVELGGGTISVHSIAGSGTTFSFTIPIAQGQQTDEADIPYQEQAAAMELTAMLNIPPPAAEFRVLVVDDDPINLQVLINLLSIERCEVTAVRSGDEALEEALAAPAKYDLVITDWMMPKMSGIELCRKIRERFLLSELPVLLLTARTKPEDIKLGFEAGVNDYIGKPVDAGELRARVQTLLTLRKSVKLAVQAEMAFLQAQIKPHFLYNALNTIIAICPVDPYKAMELLIELSQFLRSSFDFHNRDKMTTIERELELVKSYLTLEKARFDERLKIEYEISCDELALIPPLTIQPIVENAVNHGVMKKEEGGTIKLKISEVDNCIMVLVEDDGVGFSPERLSQVLSDKGTGRVGLSNIHQRLVNLYGSGLVIDGQRQRGAEVSFRYPKELRGGVYNEV; translated from the coding sequence ATGCTTAATCGAACGAACATCGGCATGTTCCTGATGATAATAGGAATTATGGGCACAATTTTCGCGCTTATTTTCTATACGGTTACAGATAAACAGGATGTGCGTGCTGTAAATGGCGTGTTGGACTTGAGTAACTGGAGTTTTGTAGAAAAGGGGGCAGTGAAGCTGGATGGCGAGTGGGAGTTTTATCCTAACCAGCTGCTGACTCCAAAAGATTTTGTCATAGCTAGCCAGATGCCGCAGGAGCAGGCTCCACCGAGCAAGCTGGTAAACGTGCCGGGTAAATGGAATAGTTATTTGTCTGGAGAAGGAGGCAAGTCGGGCATTGGCTACGGCACTTATCGCTTAAAGATTCAGCTTCCCAGCCATTTACGGGAAATATATGGGGTGTATACCTCAAGCATACGCATGGCCAATCGCATTTATTTAAACAATCAAATGATCGGCGCCAGTGGTGCCCCAGCTGCAATTGAGTACGATGGCGTTCAGAACAATGTGCCTTATATTGGTCTTGGCTCGGTTGCGGGCGATTCGGTCGAGCTTATTGTGCAGGTGGCAAACTACAGCTATGCTACAGGCGGCATTATTTATTCCATTACCTTTGGAGACCAGCATACGATTATCAAAAACAGAGAGATGGATATGCTGCTGGGGGTGCTGACGCTTGCTGGATTTTTAATTCCAGGCTTATTTTGCTTGCTGTTATATGTGCTTAGAAAACAGGAAAAGGGGCTGATGTTTCTCGGGCTTTTTTGCCTCTCATCCCTGTTTTTTATGATGACCCAGGGGGAAAGGCTTATTTTTCAGCTTATTCCTGATCTGCCATATTCTCTGGTGCTGAAGCTGCAGCCGATTTCATCGGTGTTCGTGTATTATTTTTTATTATGCATTGTGAATGAAATGCTGCCAGGCATCGTTCATCCCAAAGTGATGCGGTTGTTAAAATGGCTTGCGGGAATCACCATTTTGCTGGAGATCATTGCGACGCCATTATTTATATCGAAGCTGGAAGTATTAATTATGGTTCAAGGTTTGTTGATGATTGTTTATTATATTTATGTCATTATCCGCGGGGTAGGAAGCAAAGCGTATACGGACCCCTACTGGTTTTTAAGTCTTCAGAGTATCGTCATGATGATGCTTGCTTCCATGATGCGGGCCTATGGAATTTTGGAAAGCACTATGCTCATTTCCTTCGAAATGCTGCTGTTTGTGTTCGCTCATGCGGGCTTGTTCGCAAAACGCTTTACCGAATCGATTCGTGAGGTGGAGCAGCTTTCGGAGAAGCTGCTGACGCTTGATGGGCTCAAGGATGAATTTATGACGATGACCTCACATGAGCTGAGAACACCGCTGCACGGGATTATTAATATGGCAGCCTCTATGCTCGAAGGTGCTGCCGGGCCGCTGAACAATACGAAGCAGGCGGAGCATTTATCAATGATTGTCTCAACCGGCAATCAGCTGTCCGCGCTTATTCAGGACATTTTGGAATTTGCAGAGCTGCGTGGCGGTGTAATGAAGCTGGCGAAGCGGAAAATTTATTTTCAGCCCGTGCTTCATGCGGTTGTGGAGGTTGTGGAGCATTTGCTCATCGACAAGCAGGTGCAGATTCAGCAACGGCTGCCCGCCAATTTGCCTTTGCTGGATGCGGATGAGGATCGACTCCGGCAAATTTTGTATAACCTGCTGGGCAATGCAGCGAAGGCGACCCTTCAAGGGACAATTACAATTAGTGCAGTGACACAGGCGAATAAGGTGAGGGTGGACATTTCGGATACAGGAATGGGCATGTCGCCCGAGCAATTGGAAACGATTTTTCTTTCTGAACGTAAAATAAAGGCGAGACAGACGGTCTTTCAAGGCTCCGGCTTTGGGCTGCGTATTACGAAGCAGCTAGTGGAGCTAGGTGGGGGAACCATTAGCGTTCATTCTATTGCGGGAAGTGGGACTACATTCAGCTTTACAATACCGATTGCACAGGGCCAGCAAACAGACGAGGCCGATATCCCTTATCAGGAGCAGGCTGCCGCAATGGAACTTACGGCTATGCTGAATATACCGCCGCCCGCTGCTGAATTCCGCGTGCTCGTCGTTGACGATGATCCGATTAATTTGCAGGTGCTCATTAATTTGCTTTCCATTGAACGCTGCGAGGTAACGGCGGTAAGAAGCGGGGATGAGGCGCTTGAAGAGGCGCTAGCTGCTCCAGCCAAATATGATTTGGTCATTACGGACTGGATGATGCCGAAAATGTCGGGCATTGAGCTGTGCCGCAAAATCCGCGAGCGCTTCCTGCTGTCGGAGCTGCCCGTGCTGCTGCTCACAGCCAGAACGAAGCCAGAGGATATTAAGCTCGGCTTTGAGGCAGGGGTCAACGATTATATTGGCAAGCCCGTTGATGCAGGCGAGCTGCGTGCAAGGGTTCAAACGCTGCTGACGCTTCGCAAGTCAGTTAAGCTGGCCGTACAGGCGGAAATGGCATTTTTGCAGGCGCAAATCAAGCCCCATTTTTTATATAATGCCTTGAATACGATTATAGCGATTTGTCCGGTAGATCCGTATAAAGCAATGGAGCTGCTGATCGAGTTAAGCCAGTTTTTGCGCAGCAGCTTTGATTTTCACAATCGCGATAAAATGACGACGATTGAACGAGAGCTGGAGCTGGTGAAGTCCTATTTGACGCTGGAAAAGGCGCGCTTTGATGAAAGGCTTAAAATTGAATACGAAATTAGCTGTGATGAGCTTGCGCTTATACCTCCGCTGACCATTCAGCCGATTGTGGAAAATGCGGTTAATCACGGCGTTATGAAAAAAGAAGAAGGCGGTACCATTAAGCTGAAAATTTCTGAAGTGGATAACTGTATTATGGTTCTTGTTGAGGACGATGGTGTAGGCTTTTCCCCTGAACGATTATCGCAGGTGCTTTCGGACAAAGGAACGGGCCGCGTAGGCTTGAGCAACATTCATCAAAGGCTGGTTAATTTATACGGCAGCGGTTTGGTCATTGATGGACAACGGCAGCGCGGAGCGGAGGTAAGCTTCCGCTATCCGAAAGAGCTGCGAGGAGGCGTGTATAATGAAGTATGA
- a CDS encoding response regulator produces MRVILIDDEKPALAHIEWLFERDGRLQVAAKFTSARDGIQDVRNTPAQIVFLDINMPGLNGLEAAEHLRSINPDIRIVYITAYSEYAIEAFEHNALDYLLKPVHPERFKKTITRIMEDYSRGKPEKQTLPGRQVLCFKRLAFHDDGKTNTSLRLRTLKAQELFAFLLHYKDQWVAKQQLLDTLWPDSDYEKAMMLLHTSVYQIRKLMKDWKVEALVEFALDSYRLTSNGLELDVEQFELGAARFRIIDSEQQRMAAEQTLSLYAGDYFEEHDFLWARQRRDELRVKYVRLVRSLIDYEINAGYEQDALKRLLLLHEQEPYSDELCRQVLNLFGQLGEQEALVLYYEDFARLLLEDLNCEPEPETKLVIMQLKGAI; encoded by the coding sequence ATGAGAGTCATTTTAATTGATGATGAAAAGCCGGCGCTCGCTCACATTGAATGGTTGTTCGAGCGGGACGGACGCTTACAGGTGGCAGCAAAATTCACCTCGGCCAGAGACGGCATTCAAGATGTTCGGAACACTCCTGCCCAGATCGTCTTTCTGGATATTAATATGCCGGGGCTCAATGGGCTGGAGGCGGCGGAGCATCTTCGCAGCATTAACCCGGATATCCGTATCGTATACATAACAGCCTATTCGGAATATGCAATTGAAGCGTTTGAGCACAATGCACTCGATTATTTGCTTAAGCCTGTGCATCCTGAGCGGTTTAAAAAGACGATTACCCGCATTATGGAGGATTACAGTCGGGGCAAGCCGGAGAAACAGACGCTGCCAGGCAGGCAGGTGCTCTGCTTCAAGCGGCTGGCGTTTCATGACGATGGAAAAACGAATACGAGCCTTAGGCTGCGGACGCTGAAAGCGCAAGAGCTGTTTGCTTTTTTACTGCATTATAAAGACCAATGGGTCGCCAAGCAGCAGCTTCTGGACACACTATGGCCCGATTCGGATTACGAGAAAGCGATGATGCTGCTCCATACCTCCGTCTATCAAATTCGCAAGCTGATGAAAGATTGGAAAGTAGAGGCGCTCGTGGAGTTTGCGCTTGACAGCTATCGTCTTACAAGCAACGGATTAGAGCTGGATGTCGAGCAGTTCGAGCTTGGAGCTGCCAGGTTTCGCATAATTGATTCGGAGCAGCAGCGTATGGCGGCAGAGCAGACGCTTAGTCTTTATGCCGGGGACTATTTTGAAGAGCATGATTTTCTATGGGCTCGGCAGCGCAGGGATGAGCTTAGAGTGAAATATGTCCGATTAGTTCGCAGCCTTATCGACTATGAGATAAACGCTGGTTATGAGCAGGATGCGCTTAAGAGACTGCTGCTTCTACATGAGCAGGAGCCTTATTCGGATGAGCTGTGCCGGCAGGTTTTAAACCTGTTTGGTCAATTGGGCGAACAGGAGGCACTGGTCCTATATTATGAAGATTTTGCACGATTGCTTCTTGAGGACTTAAATTGTGAGCCGGAGCCAGAGACGAAGCTTGTTATAATGCAGCTTAAAGGCGCCATATAA